The following are from one region of the Nicotiana tomentosiformis chromosome 7, ASM39032v3, whole genome shotgun sequence genome:
- the LOC108946175 gene encoding uncharacterized protein gives MKREGGVIISVYVESLSSKDSKHRSNPSKRNHPKPFLTRPSTVRKRGYDRRAQLLNYAQELRHGNYQQLSWKSNNSSNQKYKKWRWTRRIRLSFSRLFRPKDKEWRYEHIGTHGEESCCQRRLNWRKLRGAKTKTTHFCTEVLVQGNFRFLVIQ, from the exons ATGAAAAGGGAAGGAGGAGTTATAATCAGTGTTTATGTTGAATCTTTATCAAGTAAAGATTCAAAACATAGATCTAATCCCTCGAAAAGAAATCATCCAAAGCCATTTTTAACAAGGCCTAGCACGGTAAGAAAGCGAGGTTACGATCGTCGAGCACAACTCCTGAATTATGCTCAAGAATTAAGACATGGCAATTATCAACAACTCTCGTGGAAGTCTAACAATTCATCAAACCAAAAATACAAG AAATGGAGATGGACAAGAAGGATTAGATTGTCATTTTCCCGTTTGTTCCGCCCAAAAGATAAGGAATGGAGGTATGAGCACATTGGAACACATGGAGAAGAATCATGCTGTCAAAGAAGGTTAAATTGGAGAAAGCTTAGAGGAGCAAAAACAAAGACAACTCATTTTTGT ACTGAAGTGCTTGTTCAAGGAAATTTTAGGTTCCTGGTAATTCAGTAA
- the LOC104102190 gene encoding uncharacterized protein — MNRTKLQSPIKGRESEWMEITQTQGSGPKQSWADEVEQQEANLGKKNDSLSSIWDKFDISKISNAGFKLEFVNPESVGEQRIGEIDVEDISSEIDYWQNAVVCYVLGAHPPFTVLNGYIQRIWGKHGINKIAMLKNAIVIVRFDTGIGKNEVIEGGIYHFDNKPLIVKAWNPDMEFSREELASVPIWIKLPGLDFKYWSARGLIKLGSLVGKPLMVDKNTERKAGLNFARILVEVKMGEELPEEIMFRNEKGAVITQTVTYGWKPTKCEVCNKYGRKGENCRKNKEARIEQTVAEKTTQVDVTKSKEKRYLVAGVLHKQTTKEAEPEGGNGGRLNMK; from the coding sequence ATGAATAGGACGAAGCTGCAATCTCCAATAAAGGGGAGGGAGAGCGAATGGATGGAGATCACTCAAACGCAAGGAAGTGGACCTAAACAATCTTGGGCTGATGAAGTGGAGCAACAGGAAGCAAATCTGGGTAAGAAAAATGATTCTCTGTCTTCAATTTGGGACAAATTTGATATTTCCAAAATCTCAAACGCTGGGTTCAAACTAGAATTTGTTAATCCAGAAAGTGTAGGAGAGCAGAGAATTGGGGAAATTGATGTAGaggatataagctcggaaattgACTACTGGCAGAATGCTGTGGTATGCTATGTATTAGGGGCACATCCACCATTCACTGTGTTAAATGGATATATCCAGAGAATTTGGGGTAAACATGGCATCAATAAGATAGCTATGCTGAAGAATGCTATTGTGATAGTAAGGTTTGACACTGGGATTGGGAAGAATGAAGTTATTGAAGGAGGGATTTACCATTTTGATAACAAGCCACTGATTGTGAAAGCTTGGAACCCGGATATGGAGTTTTCTAGGGAGGAACTGGCGTCGGTACCTATCTGGATAAAGCTGCCTGGCCTGGATTTCAAATATTGGAGTGCAAGAGGTTTGATTAAGCTAGGTAGTCTAGTGGGGAAGCCGTTAATGGTGGATAAGAATACAGAAAGGAAAGCAGGACTCAATTTTGCTAGAATACTAGTTGAAGTGAAAATGGGAGAGGAGCTACCGGAGGAAATAATGTTTAGAAATGAAAAAGGAGCAGTCATCACACAAACTGTTACCTATGGGTGGAAACCAACCAAATGTGAGGTATGTAACAAGTATGGTCGCAAAGGTGAAAACTGCAGGAAGAATAAAGAAGCTCGCATAGAACAGACTGTGGCAGAGAAGACTACACAAGTTGATGTAACAAAGAGTAAAGAAAAAAGATACCTTGTAGCAGGGGTTTTACATAAGCAAACAACAAAAGAGGCAGAGCCGGAGGGGGGAAATGGAGGAAGACTCAACATGAAGTAG
- the LOC104102181 gene encoding uncharacterized protein, with amino-acid sequence MTKNSKVRRVRDFHHHDLLSCRSKVCKKIQKEKRPKSSEKKEWEGATCSVCMEHPHNAVLLLCSSYDKGCRPYMCATSCRLSNCLEQYKKAYAKVTSIEGSEPGLLSTDDPNCSSGAGSCAGKSVVELLCPLCRGQVKGWTVVEPARKHLNAKKRTCMHENCSFVGTYKKLRKHVRREHPSARPLEVDPSHVEKWKKLEHERELNDVFSTIRSAMPGAIVMGDYVIEGNFGGFHRNFGLDDHLGETLFRSESNGNHWNDIVHSDDVFDDGYHSFDEDDFFVHHSGSGAASNVFNRISRLRSRLLLGRSRRRQRHRASSRIR; translated from the coding sequence atgacaaaaaatagCAAGGTGCGGCGGGTACGTGATTTCCATCACCATGATTTGCTATCTTGCCGCTCAAAGGTGTGCAAAAAGATTCAAAAGGAGAAACGACCAAAATCATCAGAGAAGAAAGAATGGGAAGGGGCAACTTGCTCAGTTTGCATGGAGCATCCTCACAATGCAGTGCTGCTGCTGTGCTCTTCTTATGACAAGGGATGTCGTCCTTATATGTGTGCCACTAGCTGTCGTTTGTCGAATTGTCTTGAGCAGTACAAGAAAGCCTATGCTAAAGTCACTTCAATTGAGGGATCTGAACCAGGGTTGCTGTCAACTGATGATCCAAATTGCTCGTCAGGAGCAGGTTCTTGTGCTGGGAAGTCGGTAGTTGAACTTCTATGCCCACTCTGTCGCGGGCAGGTGAAGGGTTGGACGGTTGTGGAACCTGCACGCAAGCATTTAAATGCAAAGAAGAGAACATGCATGCATGAAAATTGCTCATTTGTTGGGACGTACAAAAAGTTAAGGAAACATGTAAGGCGGGAGCATCCATCAGCACGCCCCCTCGAAGTGGACCCTTCACATGTAGAGAAATGGAAGAAACTTGAGCATGAGAGAGAGTTGAACGATGTGTTTAGCACAATCAGATCTGCCATGCCTGGGGCAATTGTAATGGGAGATTATGTAATAGAGGGTAACTTCGGTGGCTTCCACAGGAATTTTGGATTAGACGACCACCTCGGCGAGACTCTTTTTAGGTCGGAATCTAATGGCAATCACTGGAATGATATTGTCCACTCAGATGATGTTTTCGATGATGGCTATCATTCATTTGATGAGGATGATTTCTTCGTCCATCATTCTGGTAGTGGCGCTGCATCTAATGTTTTCAATAGAATTTCTCGACTTCGTAGTAGGCTCTTATTGGGAAGATCAAGGAGGCGGCAGCGACATCGAGCCAGTAGCAGAATTCGGTGA